Part of the Zingiber officinale cultivar Zhangliang chromosome 8A, Zo_v1.1, whole genome shotgun sequence genome, ACCGCAAACGGGTATAGTTGTCGCATTTATCTTGCTTttttttccgctgcgtctctggtccttaaatagcaccacgcctcacaatgatacaatccgcgacaaaaataaaattttacatatatcggtcttatattccacaaaggaatgtatataaagtctagatcgaacaaaatataaaatcctaaaactaatacagctcctgctgtatttaatacatacaatcatgcacatacataaaatgccctcaacatgtccgagggtccaatcacacataatcataataggtcataatagttggagcctgcaaccacagagttaatctatttgcacatcctactattatcttgcctaaaatatgtatgacatgcgcataattaaactaaaaaccaaacacacagaggctaaaacctagctttgataccaattattggttgttactcggaataccgtcctagttctcctgtacaaaaatttgtacaagcatagaactatcctatacccatgtgttctactgaagttaaatttggattgcaaacaatgcttaacattattaatccaaattgtccttcagaagttaaacttggattggaaatgatacttaacatttttactccaagtttaaccgatgtgatcttcctaagttaaatcatattacagaagttatcaaatatctatttcaaaaatcggcttccaggttaaacatgacaagacactagaccttcttgggtatgagatcatccaccacttcctacacAAAGCCTCTCAaaaaaatcggatatttaacttcttacaataaactagatttaactatagagacctcaatagaagcatattatcaaaacataaaatcaaaaaataaaatcgataacaaaaatgataacttaaaaccgataatttcttgtgtttgatttttcaagatctatacaaagaacatgaactagttatgatacggaaacaaataactagttatacctttctttgtagctaaagacctattgatcttctattgcattcctctcctcctctttggacgttgtgtgggcaacgatctaccaagatggaatccactcgaaccacttcttctcctccaagtgtctcgagccaccaagggatgccaaaataggaaattaccttatcttcttcttctcctccaagcaatcgaacacaagctttcttcctctctttgttcCACCGGCCTTAGCAAAGTAAGGATGAAATTGCCTCCAGCCAAAGGTGAGGAAGAGAGGTCCCTTGTATGTCCTCGGATCTAGATGAAGATGAACCTCTCTTGTGCCACTGGCCCTTGATGGATGAGGGgatgagagggccgaccacaagtaAGGATAAGAAGAAAGGgagccggccacatcaaggaaaAGTGAGGAGAGAATAGGGTTGTGTCTCTCGTGAGgtaccctctccttctcttttataatccttggtcaaggcaaaaaaagaaaagttttaaacataattaaaacttccttatttgtggtctcccatttaaaaaagaaaattttaacaacaattaaaatatctcttttctaaattttctattgtacatggcaataaaaaaaagttttaaagttaatctctctcttttaaaacatgtagacaactaaaaaaagaaaagattaattaaaacttctcctttttagatcatggttacaaaaagagaaagttttatcaaaaattaaaatctctcttttaaacattatagataactacaaataaggaaagattttaacaaaatttaaatctctctttaaccttttgtagatagctataaaaggaaatattttaaaattttaaaattttcttttaaaaccataaggatggctataaaaagaaattaaaatctttcttttaactaaaaaaaagaaagattttaataaaataaaatctctcttttaaccattgtaaataactacaaataaggaaagattttaacaaaattttgttttgaacaaaacttccttttactTTACctatggccgaccccatgcttagtcaccaagcatggcttggttggccactacatgagctccaaaataatgcttggctggtccccttgctccaagcaaggatgtatccgacccattacttgggtaagaagtggactttgcggatacaaggcattatagaggctacaacagggaccgagaggagaaattggttctgttctcccgatgagcttgagcttcctgtgttcgccccgaacacttaactcaagttcatcaataataactcataccactaaagagttattattgaactaccgtaacaatcccaaattacattatgggatccttcttatcatgagtgcattaatctccttgtgtttaagatatcgaatgttcattaattaaatgagttactgacaactcacttaattaatatctagctccaagagtagtatcactcaactttattgtcatgtcagactaagtccatctgcagggtttacatgacaatccttatgagctcctcaaggggacattatcaacctagattattaggacacagtttttttctataatcaacaacacactatataaataatattatttcccaacttaggGCGCTTCCTTATGAACCCCTTTTTGTATCGTTTATCATAACTTTCGCATTAATGAGGCGGTAGAGAATCTCTTATGTCGGAGTATGTTGGGTGGTGTAGTATGCAGGACAATCTTCCTATTGGCGGAGGAAGGCTCTATTGTATGTATATATCAGAGTAATAGCATATTCCTTGATAGATTGTTACGATTTTCTAACAATGTTGTCTCTTAGAGAGAGTCCAACTGACTTTGGGCTGACCAGCTGTAGACTGAGATTTATGCTCATGAAAGTGCGGAACTGAGCCCCGCAAGTCCGACCGATGCTGGGGTCGAACGAATGTCAGTTGAGAGCCTTTCATTTTGGAGAACTGGGGAGCTGAACTCTAAGGCTCAACCAGCCTTTGAGGCGACCGAGTTTATATTGTACAATATATCCAGTCATACCTTATGTTAGGAGTTCATCTTGCACTCGGCCACTATACTTGAGTATAGAGTCCGGTCTAGCCGAGCGATGTACCTAGCATGTCCGATCGACCCTTTAGTCCGGTCAGCCAGAGCACTCAACGGTGACACTAGACCTATTTCATTATGACACTGATATGACCCGAGAGTTGACCATTTTTTCACTTTGACCGTCACATCAATTGATTTTCCTAACGTCAAACCCTATTTTAGGGGTCCCACCTTACTCGCTATATtagcaagaaacaaaaatatttcGTAGATTGAAATTTCTCAATTTAACAAATCTGTACTCACTACTTAAATCGTAGAGAAGAGATGAGAAAATTACTCGAGTTTGGAACATAAAACCCTAGTGTTTTCAGCTTCAGAAGCAACCAAAAGAAGCTCATTAGGTTGCCAAATGAAAGCTTTAGAGGCAAGCCATCACCCAGTATTTCATTTTCTCTtcattcaaaaataatttatagtTTAATACGAAGAAGATGGTCCTTTCTCAAGTTTATTAATtaccaaaatcaatttccaatATTTACTATGCTAGCTAGTGTTTTTTGTCATACTCTATACGTCCAAGGAGGAATGCCCACGTAGCCTAAACAACATTCGACCAACAAAAAGTAGCGTTACAATTTGTTCACCATGGAAAGTCTATATCTTTCTTCAATTTTTACTTGATCAAATTCTTGTTTCGAccataaaaattcctttttttttttcctttcacatTCAATAGTTTCACTGATAAGCAATAATCAAGGGCTTATTTAAATCAGCCTTGTTTAAGTACCTTGGGCCTTGTTGGCGTTGTgaaattctttattttattttgtttatagaaattaaacaaacaaacaaaaaccaaaaaaaaaaaaaaacagcagcATAAGCAGTGATTCTCTCGTGGCCTTCGTGAAGATATCTATTGAAGTTAGATCAGCTAatagcttcaaataaagattcattTCAATCACCACCAGGGCTTGACGGAATTTTTGTTCTTGCTCGTTTAATCTCCGGCGATCGGCTTTTCGAGAAGTCACTCAACGCCGGGGAAGCGATCTCCTCGATCGTCTTCAACTTCGGTCTCCATTGCATTTGCACCCACCTCTTCTCCGACGCCTCAGGCAACCCTGCCGGCACCATCGGTTCCTCTGCTTTCCCCTCCCCCACCCCCGACGCCGCTGCCGCTGCTGCTGCCTTCTTCCTGGCCGGCAGCAGCAGCTTGCTCTCCCCCGTGCTCCAGAACTTGTCGAACGTGTCTTGGCAGAGCACTCTGTCGGCCGGCATCAAGAAATAGAGGCGCTTGGAGTCCAGCTCAGCAGTCCCGGGGACGACGGTGGACCGCCGCGGCCCGCAACAGACCACCTTGTGGCCGACGTGGACGGCGGCGACCTCGTCGGCCGTGACGCCCTTCTTGAGCTTGAGGAGGCTGCCGTCGGAGCGCATCACCAAGACGCGCTCCTTCGGGGACTTGGAGCAGGGGCACGCCATGGAGTTGCCCATTGACTACTTTGGATTAATTGGGAGAGGAGGAAGCAGCAAGTGAGATCAGGGAGAGGATGAAGGTCCAGAGGGGCTTAAATAGTTAAATCTGCATTACGAGAGCATTGGAATTATAACCCTGAAACTTTGTAAATTGTGACCAACTCGACATTATCGAAGCATTGCCTTTGTTTAGTTTGCGTATTTTGTTTTGAGCATTGTCTTTCTTGTAATTGTTTTGCAGGCATTACCTACCGTAAAGCTGAACTTGTAAAGTTGATACTGTTTTGCCTGGTGTAAATTAATCAACAATGGAGCACTGTGAAATATTTTCCAAATAAGTCAACCTAAATCAATTGGACCGCATGCCTTGATAGATATTATCACTTCCGCTTTTGATCTTCACAAAGTGCGATCTAACGTTATAATTGTAATCTGAACAGTCTGCAATCTGCATGCATGAACGATGAGTTGACATTTTCTCGACTGAAAATCTACACAGATTCCACTACGGCCAACATTCAAAAAATCCTTAGTGAAAGCTGTGTCATGTAGCAGTACTACTAGGTTAGGTCAACCACTTAAATGTATATATAAATGTCGATAAATACGTCAGCGCACATAATAGAGGGGTTGACTTCCAGTGCTTAGATCCATTCATGCATGTAACTGAGAGTGGACGGTGAGTGTCGTGCATATTGTAGTTGTGCAATCCGGACATCACACTCTGCACCTGTGAATCTGTGATCAGTTCAGACAAATAATACCTTACCATAAACAGATGCTGCTAAACTATGAATcttcaactttttttttatcaGAGCACAATTAGTTGTGAGTAATTGATTGTTGATGAATTCTTCAAGAAGCTAGCTTTTGGCTAGTGGTTATGAATCAACTCTAGAACGCCCAGCACAGTTTGCAAAGGCAAAGAGGACCTTCATTTTGTAGATTTGGATCAGTTTGAAATCCCTCATCCAGTAATGTTGCTCAAACGCATGTGcaaaagattaaatataaatattaagaTCCCCTTTTAATGCTCTCATCAGTTTGATGTATAGCAGTTTCTTTGTCCTGTAACTCAATTGCTAGctttttttaaattgttaattagTCTCCTAGAAACAAGAAATGCTCTGTTTCATCTGAAAAGTATGTCCTTGCAAATTAGGTTCagttataaaagaaaaggatTTGGAAGATGTGGATGGAATTTTCAGCTTGCAAACCCATTGATCGAGTATACAAGAAACAATTTCTATGTTCGCTTTAAAATTTTGATCTCTAGCATATCCGATCCATGATCACTACAAAAGCCATTACAAGCTCAACATCCGTGTTAGGCTGAACGACCAAGCTGAACACATCGTCCCCCAGAGTGATCGACTTGTTGGCCTTCTTCCGAGCCATGCTCGCCACTTCGCGGCCATCCTCGTCCAAGATCTTGCAGTTTCTTCTTCTGAAACAGCCTTCCGTTCGGAAATCGGGCACCGCCGGTCCTCCCTTTGCCGTTTCCATGAACACTTCTGCCTCGTCACAACCCTGCAGGATGGACCTTCTCCTCATGGAGAAAACGTGGGATTTGCTGCTGCTCGTCTCTGTGCCGTCTTCGAACCTGAATCCGGTCCACCGATCGTGCATGCTCAAGATCTACAATATCATCAAATTCAAATCGTAATTGTCCCAACTACTTAAGATCGGGCAAAGATGTTGTGTGGTAAATTATGTACCTGAGGCTTCAAGGCCATGATGGCCTTTCCTGCTCCATCCATGAGCAGGAGCTCCCCTGCAAAGCACTTGTGCTTCCTCGAGTAATTCTCCACCCGGAAGGCTAACTTTCCCTTGCCATCGTAAATGGAGAAGCCATCGGTGCCATGAAAAGCCATGCTCGACTTCTTCCACACTGTCCACACCGAAGCACCAGTAGAAGTTGgaagctgctgctgctgctcctcCTCTTCGATGTTACTCCTGCTAACAACTGTGGGATGAATCCTAGACATTGCTTGGGCTAATTGATCAACGAAGGCTGTGTGTGTCAACTGACCTATATTTATAGAGTGAGACCGTGTTTGTTTAGGATGAAGATGCAAGTGGGGCACGTAGTGGAAGTTCACGTAGGATATGAACTTTATGATGGCATGGCTAACTTGGCTGCCTTTGATGGAAAGAAAAAACAAATAGTGGCTAAGGAACAAGATTCTTGAACGCGTATAGTGTTATTCCTAGTTGGCCGAAAGAGGGATagcatgttatatatatatggtgCGTGTACTCATCGTGctttgcttatatatatatataatcttaaaTCTGAATTTCCATGCACTGTCGTATTTGAAGGGAAtgttaattagattttttttttgttaaataagaaataattaaaaactattttataaagCATTCTTATCTTAGAACTGAAGGATCGATTTAATTTTTCACGACTTTGTCGGCTAGCTAGCTAGGCCCATGCACATGTTTGGTTGGCTTATGATAAAGTCGatctatccttatttatatttacagTGAACAGCAaacgaaagaaagaaaagaaagtgaGGAACTTCAGAAAGAATAGATTCATAAAGAATATCAAAAAGAAGAATTATTTCAACAAAAAATATATTCTTGTAAAataagttttataatttttttaattatacaaaATAATTATGTATGAAGTCCTTGTAAATTGTAATACACTCTCAACCAAAGGGAGCAAAACTAATGGAGTGATCTACGGATTTAACAAAGtaaaacttgtaaaattttactaCATCTTCCTTTTCCATTCCGGCCTAGGCCTGCATGCAAAAAAAGGTACCCCCAGGTACAGTTGAAGTTAATAAATATTTTAGCCGACGCACTGATGTCGAAAGGTCAATGTAATGTCTTATCTGTTATTGGTTCATTCCAAAGCCAATATAATAAGGCTAAAAGAGTGCAACTTTTGTCATCAGCATGACATGGTTTACAATAAAGAAACCCATAAAATTTAGTAATTAATTAAGCTAATGACGAGGCAAAACCATACCGAGTCAATCCTCTTTCAGCATGTCGGATCACGAGCAAATGGTGGAAGTCTCTTTCCATTCCTCTTCTGCATGTGACTATGTGATGGCATCCAACTTAACTGACGTTTGGTACGATAGGGACTATCGATATATTTATATCCTAAGTTACTTGCAATATGCATCCTTGAATCAGACCCAGGGTCACTGTTCTCCATTACTACTGACGGTGGCCAACTTTTCCGAGGATGCAGAGCATGCTTAAAGGCAGGCAGCAGGATTCTACCTCCTCTGATTACTCGCTTCaatatgttcagtttcaagttatTCGTTGGCAGTGAAAGGTAAAATCATCGTCTTGACTGCCCCTCCGGTGGTCCTCGGCTATTTGGAAAGAAAATAAATCACGGAACTTTATGCAGGTAAAGAAGGACGATTGAGACAATCTGCCGGACATTCCGTACCCAATTAATTAGCAACACTAACCAACCGTGCCAAAAAGCCAATTTCAAACCATTCGTGAGTGCATACGTGTGAGAGTTGGGCGATTACATTAGGCTGAATATCCGACTATACTAATATGTTCAAGGGAGAATTTCTGATGCGTTCTGTTCGTGAGGAGCAGACTAGGTGTTTGATGATATATTCCACAGGGATCTGTCTTCTTCTGTAAAAAGTGGCTGTTATACATCTTTATATAAAACTATATATTTATTACGACTGTTTATTAGCTTATCACAGAAATGATGGGCCGAGGACTTAAGCATGATAAGCATGCTTTGATCGGAATAATGATCTCAGGTGGCATAGTAATTATGACCTAGTTTTTGTTGATTCGTTTATGAACGTTAGAAACAATATTCTAAAACTTGTTGACCCTAAATTAGGAATAGATAAAAGGGAAATAAACGGTATAATTGAAAATATTATTTATCTATttgtttaaacaaaaataattaaataattatttaaatagatctaaaattttaatttgtaaaaggcgaaaataattttaacagaacaaagatttttttttaaaaaaaattaacttaataaatagaagaaattttaatacaagaattaagtTTTATCTCACTATATGAGTTCAATTATATAATTACTTTTATATCATGTATCTTCTACTATATCATCATatatatacttaaataaattttattttattgttattagtCAAGTATtgtttggtcttcctcttcttcgTTTAATGTAcgtatttatcatagttttataTCGCTTAACTAGAACATTTATCAGCCATGTAAGTATATGTtcatatcatcttaaacgtgtctttctaagttttctctcaatagatgtaactccgaCTTTCTTTTTAAtgctcttattttttattttatccatcCTCGTATATTCACACATTTACTTTAATATTCTTATatctgtaactctcatcttctactgaTGTACTtgagtcatagtccaacatttAATATCATATACCATAGCAGGTCTAACCGTTATTTTGAGAACTTTTCTTTAAATTTAGAGGTATTTTACAATCACATAAAATACttgacgctctcctccattttaaCCATCCTGCTTGCATTCTATATAAGACATATTTCTCAATTCAttcatcattttacaaaaatgatcttaaatacaTCTCAGTTTTAGACAACTTGTTATatcttatcttaacaattgtctcattacatgCATCTaatattaataaacttaaattttatatattctatctttactatactaagtttaaaacctttcacttctagTGTTTCTTACCAAaattctaatttagcatttactcatTCATAtttctcatctaccaaaataatatcatctgcaaacaatataCACCAAGACACTGTCTTAAATGTGTCTAGTAAGTTCggccataattaatgtaaaaagatagggatttAGAGTTGATCATTGATGTAATCTTATTTTAATTATTGTAAATGCTTCAGCTAATTCGTCTAAAGTTTTCACTCTGGTCATTATATTCTAGTgcatattcttaattagtttaatatatgctATGCTAATACCTTAATTTTTTAGAATTCTTCATATAATCTCTCTTAGGactttatcataagttttttatatctaagtcaatgaatatcatgggtagatattattttaattttactcCAAATAATTTTCAATTAGTTGCCTGAGCAGAGTTCACATGAACTCAAATTATTTTTCGATCCCATAGTTccctttctttaatttttttcttattactctttcctaaagtttcatggtattacttattagtttaatatccATATAGTCTACACAATTTTATATTCTTTcccaaagaaattttaattaaaaaggaaaaaatcttTAGATCTTCCTGCATCAATCACTACGGATTAAAAAAACATGTACTCAAGTTTAGAATAATATCAGATGATAACTCAGAAAAAAAATCATCTAACATTAACTCAATAATATATCTAAAACATTTGACTACACTGTCAGCTTTAACATGGTTGAACTTGTCTTGTTTATTTGTTGTCTTCGTTGACTTACTCAAATTTCTATCGATTGTATCGCCTTGAGGATTGCTAGTGGCATCATCATGAGGAAAGAATTATAGGACCCTTCACTATTTTCCTCAACAAAGCTCTCACGAACTTCACTGCGACCATCAACAACATCATTATTAATGcgacaatttaccaaaagacgtacttagatttttgaatttataaaaaaaagcaTATTACTTTAGCATTTACCAAATGACATATCTTTTTACAGTGGTCTTTCTATTCTACCCTCTTGACAAATTTAAttgatttcctttttttttttctttgtcatttctctctcttctctttccttcttctttttttatcttctctttgcttttttttcaatttttttctcaaaCATGTTATAAGAGATCAAAcctacgttgggtctgatatctctccatatcaggcccaatgtgggtctgatatggagagatatcaggcctaacaatagggaaaaaaaaaagagatttagatttttcaatACCTCTGGTCCACTACTAGAAATACTGAAAATAACAATGAAgagcatatttaaactccttgcaattttagaaatatacAGGATCTGAAATGATTGCAATCTGATGTCTCTAAGTCGATTAGTGGGTTTTGAttgaaactcactgatggacctagagagctccgattgcactcatttcaattcctgtggatttctaaaattgtaaagagtccaaatatgctctccattattatttttggcattcctagtggtggacccgaggttttgaaaaacttaaatctgcagttcttttttttttttttttgttattaggccagatatgaagagatatcagactcgtgttgggcctgatatctcttcatatcaagtccaatgtgggcctgatatctccccatatcaggcccaatgtggacctgatatgggagatatcaggcctaataacaaaaaaaaaaaaaagagatttagacctagagagctctgattgcacctatttcaatttctgtggatttctaattttacaaggagttcaaatatacaaGGATCGGTGAAAAGGGGACTCAGGGATTTCtaatttttttgttattaggcaAGGGACTCAGGGAAAAGGGGAAGCCGGGACGGCGTCGTCGCTAGTTTCTCAAGCGAGGGAGCGGCGGCGAGCAAGCGACAGGGGCTCAGGCAAGGGATGAGCGGCAACAAGGATCAGTGGCGACGAACGACCAGGTGAGGGGGCTACAGCACAGTGAATAGGTTTTAATTGAAGGGAGCTACGACACATGAATAGAGATATGCTAATTCCATCTAGACTTGATACTATATTCTACCATTAAGgtatatatattcttttattaAAGCATGTTAAACTTGGATTTATCAGTTTGTGTATTCTTCatataaggatttttttttaaaaaaaatagaaaatatagtGAAGTTTGAACCatgtacttttttttttaataacataTCATATTGTACGTATTACGGGATGGGATGATGAGATGAGATAATGATGAATGTACTATTTTTTTGATCAGGATAAGATGTCATGAATTTGAACTATATATGTTTGTTTTTGTGATGGAAGTGATGAATATATTATTTTTGAACCATGTATGATGTTTTAAATATTACTTTGTT contains:
- the LOC122011668 gene encoding protein LURP-one-related 5-like encodes the protein MSRIHPTVVSRSNIEEEEQQQQLPTSTGASVWTVWKKSSMAFHGTDGFSIYDGKGKLAFRVENYSRKHKCFAGELLLMDGAGKAIMALKPQILSMHDRWTGFRFEDGTETSSSKSHVFSMRRRSILQGCDEAEVFMETAKGGPAVPDFRTEGCFRRRNCKILDEDGREVASMARKKANKSITLGDDVFSLVVQPNTDVELVMAFVVIMDRIC